The DNA region TCTGGCGCAAGCATCTGGATTTTGCGGCGCTGGCCGACGTCCACGACATGAAGCGGCAGATGCAGACCTATCGCGGCCAGAGCGAGATCTCGGTCGAGGGCCACAACGTCAAGGTCGGCCGCGGCGGCATCCGCGAGATCGAGTTCTTCGCCCAGACCCAGCAGCTGATCGCCGGCGGCCGCCATCCGGAGTTGCGGGTGCGGCCGACGCTGGAGGCGCTCAATGTCCTCGCCGAGAGCAACTGGATCACCTTTGAGGCGCGTGACGAGCTGACCACGGCCTACGAATTCCTGCGCCGGGTCGAGCACCGGCTGCAGATGATCGCCGACGAGCAGACCCACTCGCTGCCCGAGGAGCCGGAGGCGGTCGAGCGCTTCGCGCATTTCTTCGGCTACGAGAATCGTGAGGCCTTCGCCAGGGATCTGCTCGGCCAGCTCAAGATCGTGCAGAACCATTACGGCAAGCTGTTCGAGGGCGACGATCCGACCGGGAGCGCGAAGCTGCCGGACGTCGACTACGGGGCGGGCCCCGAAGACGGTCGCCTGATCGAGCATCTCGCCAGTCTCGGCTTCAAGAAGCCGGTCATGGTCGCCGGCACCGTGCAGCAATGGATCGAGGGCGATTATCGCGCGCTGCGCGTGGAGGCGACGCGGGCGGCGTTCCTCGAATTCATTCCCGGCCTGATCGACGGCCTCGCGGATGCCGAGGAGCCGGACGATGCGGTCGCGGCATTCGACCGTTTCCTGGGCGCGTTGCAGCGCGGCGGGCGGCTGATCTCGCTGCTCAGCCAGAACCGCGATTTCGTTGCGCTGGTGGCGCTGATCCTCGGTGCGGCGCCGCGGCTCGGCGACATGCTGGCGCGGCAGCCGCAGATCATGGACGGTCTGGTCGATCCACGCTTCTTCGGCGCGATGCCGGACAAGAAGGAGCTGTCGGCGCGGCTCGCCGCCACGCTGCAGGACGCGTCCTCCTATGAGGACTTCCTCGATCGTCTGAGATTGTTCGGGCAGGAGAGCCTGTTCCTGATCGGCACGCGGATCCTGTCGGGCACGGTGTCGGCGCAACACGCCAGCACGGCCTTTGCCGATGTCGCCGAAGGCATCGTGCACACCGTGCACGGTCTCGTCACCGACCAGTTCGCCGCGCAATATGGCCGGATCAAGGGGCAGGAGACTGCGATCGTCGCGATGGGCCGACTGGGCAGCCGCGAGATGACCGCGTCCTCCGACCTCGATTTGATCCTGCTCTACGATTTCGACGGCGAGGCGCCGGACTCCGACGGAGAGCGCTCGCTGCACGGCGCGCAGTATTTTGCCCGCTTCACCCAGCGCCTGATCAGCGCATTCACGACCCGGACCAATTACGGCGTGCTCTATGACGTCGACATGCGGCTGCGGCCGTCGGGGCGGGCCGGTCCGGTCGCCTCGCGGATCGATTCGTTTTCCGACTACCAGGAGCGCGAGGCGTGGACCTGGGAGCACATGGCGCTGACGCGTGCGCGCGTGATCTCGTCGTCGCCGCAATTCCGCGAGAGGATCGAGGCGATCATCCGCAGCGTCCTGACCCGGCCGCGCGATGAGGCATCGACCGCGGCCGACGTTGCCGACATGCGGCGCGCGATCGCGCTGGAGAAGGGCGAGGACGATGTCTGGGACCTCAAGCTTGCCGCCGGCGGGCTCGTCGACATCGATTTCATCGCGCAATATCTCCAGCTCGCGCACGCCTCAGCGAAGCCGGAGATCCTCAGCGTCTCGACGCTGCAGGTGCTCGAGCATGCCGCCAAGCTCGGCCTGCTCGGCCAGTCGGAAGCCGAGATCCTGCGCTCGGCGGCGCGGCTCTATCATGATCTGACGCAGATCCTGCGGCTGTGCGTCACCGGCAAGTTCAATCCGGAGACCGCGGGCGAGGATCTGCGGCGCGTGATGGCGCGGGCCGGCGACGCGCCGGATTTCTCCGCACTGGAAGCCCGCCTGCGCGAGACGCAAGGCGAGGTACGCCGCGTCTTCAACACGATCGTGGGATAGGGGTACCCGACCCGTCATCCTGAGGTGCGAGCGAAGCGAGCCTCGAAGGATGCACGGCCCCCGTAGATTCACGCGGAAGGAGCAGGGCCGTCGACCCTTCGAGACGCCGCTGCGCGGCTCCTCAGGGTGACGGTGATAGAGCTGGGTGCAGCCCCTCGCTACGCCTGCTGCTTCAGCTTCTGCAGGGCATCGCGGACGTCGGGGTCGAGGCCGGCGCCGCCGGTGTCGAGATGGGCGAAGATCTGCTTGCGCATCCTGGGGTCCCAGAACTTCCAGATGTGCTCGGAAATGCCCTGCACCGCGCGGTCGTGTCCCTGGCTGTGGAAGAACTTTCCGATCTGGTTCGCCATATAGACCAGTTTGTCAGGCGACGACGACATAAGCGGACTCCTTGCCGGGCACCGCGCCTGTGACGCGTTCCGGATGCGTAAAGATTTCAAATCCGTCGGCGCGCGCGATCGCGGCAAGCGTGATGCCGGCGGCGTCCGCCATCCGCACCGCAAGCGCGGTCGGGGCCGACACCGCAGCAATCAGCGGCGCGCCGATCGCGGCGGTCTTCTGCACCATTTCGACCGAGACGCGGCTGGTCACCAGCACGATGCCGTCACTTGCGGCGACCTTGTCGCGGGCCAGCGCGCCGGCGAGCTTGTCGAGCGCATTGTGGCGGCCGACATCTTCGCGCAGCGCGACGATGCCGCGCGTGGCGGTCCAGAACGCGGCGGCGTGCACCGCGCGGGT from Bradyrhizobium sp. B124 includes:
- a CDS encoding bifunctional [glutamine synthetase] adenylyltransferase/[glutamine synthetase]-adenylyl-L-tyrosine phosphorylase, with amino-acid sequence MNAAAPGNADRHLLAARFADGPRVAAPVSADQRLTDWFAELEPAQSAALAALLEHPFARDILRGIAEFSPYLFELARADAARLIRILSCDPESHLANLIETTSRDVLAAGSEADVMVLLRRMKAEAALMIALCDIGCVWPVMRVTAALTDIAVNSVQSALRYLFLQEIARGRMTAVDPEHPEAGSGLIVLAMGKMGAGELNYSSDIDLIVFFDRTATSLAEDIEPQPFFVRVTQAMARMLQQRSGEGYVFRVDLRLRPDPASTQVAISTDAALHYYEREGRTWERAAMIKARPCAGDPKAGDALIAELAPFVWRKHLDFAALADVHDMKRQMQTYRGQSEISVEGHNVKVGRGGIREIEFFAQTQQLIAGGRHPELRVRPTLEALNVLAESNWITFEARDELTTAYEFLRRVEHRLQMIADEQTHSLPEEPEAVERFAHFFGYENREAFARDLLGQLKIVQNHYGKLFEGDDPTGSAKLPDVDYGAGPEDGRLIEHLASLGFKKPVMVAGTVQQWIEGDYRALRVEATRAAFLEFIPGLIDGLADAEEPDDAVAAFDRFLGALQRGGRLISLLSQNRDFVALVALILGAAPRLGDMLARQPQIMDGLVDPRFFGAMPDKKELSARLAATLQDASSYEDFLDRLRLFGQESLFLIGTRILSGTVSAQHASTAFADVAEGIVHTVHGLVTDQFAAQYGRIKGQETAIVAMGRLGSREMTASSDLDLILLYDFDGEAPDSDGERSLHGAQYFARFTQRLISAFTTRTNYGVLYDVDMRLRPSGRAGPVASRIDSFSDYQEREAWTWEHMALTRARVISSSPQFRERIEAIIRSVLTRPRDEASTAADVADMRRAIALEKGEDDVWDLKLAAGGLVDIDFIAQYLQLAHASAKPEILSVSTLQVLEHAAKLGLLGQSEAEILRSAARLYHDLTQILRLCVTGKFNPETAGEDLRRVMARAGDAPDFSALEARLRETQGEVRRVFNTIVG
- a CDS encoding formate dehydrogenase subunit delta yields the protein MSSSPDKLVYMANQIGKFFHSQGHDRAVQGISEHIWKFWDPRMRKQIFAHLDTGGAGLDPDVRDALQKLKQQA